The following is a genomic window from Hyalangium gracile.
GTCTTCACCACCAACCAAGGAGTCATGTCCCATGAGAATCACCTCTGTCGTGGCAGGTGTTGTCGCTGGCCTCACCCTGGCGTTGACGGGTTGCGGCGGCGTGGCCGAGCCCGAGCAGGAGCCCACCGTCACCGAGGAGCAGGCCGCCTCGCGGGACGTCAACCAGATGGCGATCTGTCCGCTGAAGTGGACGTGCTACGACGGCAGGTACTACAGCACGCAGGCACAGTGCACCGCGGCGTGCAGCGGCACCCCCTGCGAGCGCGAACACGCGTGTACGGGCGGCTGCATCTGCCCGTGATGCACCGATGACTCGAGCTCGCGCCGCTCATCGCGGCGCGGCGCTCAGCAAGGAAGCGGCGGGAATCACACCCGCCGCAAGCCTGGCAGGGCGCATCCAGACTCCGAGAAGCTGGGGTAAGGGGCTGGCACGAGGGCCCATCTCGCTTCGGGGGAAGGAAGCACCTGAACGCACGGAGGCGCCGTCCGAGCCCTGCCGGAAAGGCTCCGCATGGAGCTCCGGGCTTGGCTTCTTTGTTTCCCCTCCCCATCCATCTGCTGAGCAGGTCCGATCGCAGGGAGGAAGCGAACATGGCGACGCCTGGATGGTCTGGGCCGATCGAGCCCAGCACCTTGCCCCCGTACGACTCCAGCCTCATCGGCGACCAGGCGGCTTACCTGATCCCGGGTGGAGCTGGATCCACGCTGATGCAGTTCTATTGCCGTGGGGATCGCTTCTACGGCCGGGCCGCCCCCGTCAAGGCGGACGGCACCCCTGACTGGACGACAGGTTGGACCTCGCTGTCCATCGCGGAGCTTCAGCTTCCGGGCGAGGGGCCCATCAACACCTTGACCGCGTTCATCCTGCCCGGCGGGACGCTCATGCAGGCGCTCTGGCGTGGCAACAAGGGCTACTGGCGCTCCGTGGACGTCAACGGCGGGGACTGGTTCTCCCTGAACCCGGATGGCGCCTCGCACGTCGGGCTCATCCTCGAGGACGAGCGCTGGATCCCCAACTGGCAGGGCTCCGACCTCCACAACAACGACGACTACTACGCGGTGGACTGGTCGGGAGGAAACCGGGGCGATCCCGTTCGCGCCATGGCACCAGGGCTCGTGCTGTACGCGGGGCAGCATCCTGGCGGGTGGGCCGCCTACGGCAAGCAGGTCGTCGTCTGGTGCCTCCATGAGCCCGGCTTCGTGTACCGCTACGCCCATCTGGACCAGACGCAGGTGTCTCCGGGGGATATCGTTGGCTTCCACACGACGCCAGGAACGGTAGGCTCCTCGGGTACCAGCTCGGTCCACCTCCATGGCGCGCTCTACAAGAGCGTGACGCCGCAGGTGGTGGATGTGCTCGCGAACGGGGGAGCACCCAATCCCATTCCCCTGGGTCCTCCGAAGCAGCCCACTGCCTACGCCGCGCGCTTCCTGGACCGCTGCGCCTTCGTCGCGGACGTCACGATCCCGGACGGCATGCGCGTCGCTCCGGGCGCGCGGATCGAGAAGATCTGGCGCTTGCGCAACAGCGGAACGACGGACTGGGGGCAGAAGTACAAGGCGATCCGGGTCGCGGGCTCCTTTGGTCCATCGGAGGTGCCGTTGGCTCAGAAGGTCGAGCTCGGGCAGGAGAGCGACGTGCCCGCCACGATGCAGGTGCCCACCCAGCCCGGCACTCACCAGGCGACGTATCGGATTGCGCGTCTCGGGAGGACCTTTGGCGAGCCGTTCTGGGTCAAGGTCATCGTCTAGCGCATGTGTCACTACCCAAGGAGGGACGTACCCATGACACCGAGGATTGCTGCTGCCGGCTCATCCGAGTGGGACCTTCCTTTCAGCAGCCCGAGCTGGAAGAAGGAGTTCAACATCACGAACCCAGACCTGAGTGGCACGAGCGGGTGCTTCGGGGTCGAGATGAGCACACTGACCCATGCGGGCGAGGACTGGGGCGGGACGCTCGAGACGGACATCAAGGCGATAGGTAGCGGCACCGTGCTCTTTGCCCAGAACGCCGGCTATCCCGGCGCGGTGGTCGTCATCGACCATACCCTCCACTCCGGCTCGCATCTCTATTCCATGTATGGGCACCTGCGAGACCTCAAGGTCTCAGCGGGCAAGCAGGTCAGCACCGGCACCGTGCTGGGCAAGCTGTGTGACCAGGACGGCAACGTCCACCTGCACTGGGAGGTGAGACAGGTCGCCATCCCGGACTTGTGTGACAAGAACTACCCGGGGCCGGGCTATACAGGGCCCGGTACGGATGCTCGCGACCATGGCTATCTGCCTCCCTCGGGCGTGCTGAGGCTCCTGCAGGGGAGGCCCATCGACACGATGCATTCCTTTGATCGTGTGACGGGCGATGTGTCGACAGGCGGCCGTCTCGTCCAGCGGGTCGTCGCCCTGGAGGGGACCCTCGTCTTCGAGCGCTTCTTCGAGGGCGGAGGCTGGCAGCCCTGGCAGCTGCGCGCGGTGGCCGACCTCAATGTCGCGAAGTGGTACCGCATCCGCTCCATCAGCCAGGCGCCGCGGCCCTCGGGCGCGCCCAAGCGGGACCTCCTGAGCGCGGATGGAACCCAGCTCCTCGCCCAGGAGTTCGTCAACGGCGGATGGCGCTCTATCGGCACCGTCCCGGTCGCCAACCTGGGAGCTCCCAACGTGGACCACCTGATCGACTTCGAGCAGACGGGCGGCGATCTGGCGACACTCTCGCGGCTCAAGCAGACAGCGGTTCCCCAGGATGGACGAGGGCTGTACACCCGCTTCTATGAAGGGACGAGCTGGCAGTCGTGGAGCTATGTGAATCCCGAGTCCTTGCACCTCCCCGATGGCGCGCTGCGGGTACGGGCCTTCAGCCAGGGACTGGAGGGCGCGGGGCTGCCCAAGCAGGAGGTGCTGTCCTGGGATGGGCGCAAGCTCTACGGGCGCACCTTCCAGAACGGGTGGGGACCCTGGAGCCAGAAGACCGCCGTGGAGTTTGGCATCCACTATTGACCCTCCAGGCCCCCTTCCCTCTCCCCTCTGCCGGCGGGAGAGGGGGCTTGCCCCGCTGACGGGCTGCTTGTGCTGCGCACCGCCACGCGGACGCCGTCGTGCACCCTGTCCCCCGGGTAGAGGATGACGGTGTCACCCGGCGCCAGCCCGGAGTGGACGACGGCCTCGAGCCCGTTGCTCGCCGCCACCTGCACCGCCTGCTTGCGGGCCCGCCCGTCCATTGCGACGAACGCCGCCCAGGACTCCCCCTCCCGGAACAGGGCGCTCGCGGGCACCTTCACCACGTCTTCAGCCTGATGGACCAGGATGCGAGCCTCCACCCTGTAGCCGTCCCCCAGCTCCCGCCACTCCTCCGGCGGCGAGGTGAGCTCGATGAGCACGTCCACCCGCTGCTCCTCCACCCCCAGCGCGGACACCTTCGTGACGGCCGAGGGCTCCTCCAGCCGCACCCGTCCCTGAAGTACCTTCTCTCCGCCCCACTGGACGAGCTCCACCTCGTTCCCCGGGTGGATGCGCACCGCGTCGGCCGTGAGCACGTCCACCACCACCTCCAGCCGCCCCGGGTCCCCCAGCTCGAAAAGGGGCTCCCCCGCGGGGACGAAGCCCTCGCTCTGGTGCAGCACCTTCAGCACACGGCCTCGCACCGGGGAGAGCAGCTCCCATCTTTCGCGTGGCTCCCGCGTCCCTCCGCCGCCGAGCAGCGCTGCGCGCGCCTGCTGCAGCTCGTGAACCGCCCGGTGGGCATCGGCGCGTGCCGCCTCCAGCGAGCGTGTCGCCGTCTGCAGCGCCAGCTCGGCGTTCTCGCGATCCCGTCGCGCCATGGCCCCTTGCTGCTCCAGCGTGCGTGCTCGCTCCGCTTCGGCCCGCGCGAAGCGCCAGGCGGACTCCGCTGTCGCCACCACGGCTTCCGCGCTGCTCCGGGCCGCCTCCGCGGCTCCCATCCGCGCCTCCAGCTCCTGCCGCATCCGCGCATCCAGCAGGGGCGGCGCCAGCGGGCGGATGGTGGCCAGCAGCGTGCCCACATCCACCGTGTCTCCCTCCGCCACCCGGCTGCGCTCGAGGAAGCCTGTGAGCGTGGCGTTGACGGCGTAGCGCTCGCGCACGCGCGTCCTCCCGTCCTCCTCCACCACCTGGACGAAACGGCCCCGCTCCACCTTCCCCATCTCCACCCGAACCGGTGCCGGCCGCAGCAGCAGCGCCAGCCCGACGAGCACGACGATCAGCACGGCTCCTCCCACCCAGCGCCTGACTCGTGGCATGAGCTCACTCCCGCATCTTGAGTACGGCGACCAGATCCAGCCGATCCAACTTGCGCCGCACGAGCAGCGCGCTCAGCGCTCCCGAGATCGCCACCGCCGCCGCGACGAAGGCATAGGTCCTCGGGGTGATGACCAATGGAATGCGGAGCGTCTCCGGCCCCATGACGGTGATGCTGAAGGCCGCCAGCCCGTAGCCGAGCACCAGCCCCACGGGGATGCCGACCACCAC
Proteins encoded in this region:
- a CDS encoding NBR1-Ig-like domain-containing protein, with protein sequence MATPGWSGPIEPSTLPPYDSSLIGDQAAYLIPGGAGSTLMQFYCRGDRFYGRAAPVKADGTPDWTTGWTSLSIAELQLPGEGPINTLTAFILPGGTLMQALWRGNKGYWRSVDVNGGDWFSLNPDGASHVGLILEDERWIPNWQGSDLHNNDDYYAVDWSGGNRGDPVRAMAPGLVLYAGQHPGGWAAYGKQVVVWCLHEPGFVYRYAHLDQTQVSPGDIVGFHTTPGTVGSSGTSSVHLHGALYKSVTPQVVDVLANGGAPNPIPLGPPKQPTAYAARFLDRCAFVADVTIPDGMRVAPGARIEKIWRLRNSGTTDWGQKYKAIRVAGSFGPSEVPLAQKVELGQESDVPATMQVPTQPGTHQATYRIARLGRTFGEPFWVKVIV
- a CDS encoding M23 family metallopeptidase, with product MSTLTHAGEDWGGTLETDIKAIGSGTVLFAQNAGYPGAVVVIDHTLHSGSHLYSMYGHLRDLKVSAGKQVSTGTVLGKLCDQDGNVHLHWEVRQVAIPDLCDKNYPGPGYTGPGTDARDHGYLPPSGVLRLLQGRPIDTMHSFDRVTGDVSTGGRLVQRVVALEGTLVFERFFEGGGWQPWQLRAVADLNVAKWYRIRSISQAPRPSGAPKRDLLSADGTQLLAQEFVNGGWRSIGTVPVANLGAPNVDHLIDFEQTGGDLATLSRLKQTAVPQDGRGLYTRFYEGTSWQSWSYVNPESLHLPDGALRVRAFSQGLEGAGLPKQEVLSWDGRKLYGRTFQNGWGPWSQKTAVEFGIHY
- a CDS encoding efflux RND transporter periplasmic adaptor subunit: MPRVRRWVGGAVLIVVLVGLALLLRPAPVRVEMGKVERGRFVQVVEEDGRTRVRERYAVNATLTGFLERSRVAEGDTVDVGTLLATIRPLAPPLLDARMRQELEARMGAAEAARSSAEAVVATAESAWRFARAEAERARTLEQQGAMARRDRENAELALQTATRSLEAARADAHRAVHELQQARAALLGGGGTREPRERWELLSPVRGRVLKVLHQSEGFVPAGEPLFELGDPGRLEVVVDVLTADAVRIHPGNEVELVQWGGEKVLQGRVRLEEPSAVTKVSALGVEEQRVDVLIELTSPPEEWRELGDGYRVEARILVHQAEDVVKVPASALFREGESWAAFVAMDGRARKQAVQVAASNGLEAVVHSGLAPGDTVILYPGDRVHDGVRVAVRSTSSPSAGQAPSPAGRGEREGGLEGQ